Genomic DNA from Spirochaeta cellobiosiphila DSM 17781:
CTGATTTGGTGACAGTGACAGGCTGATTTGGTGACAGTGACAGGCTAGAATGGTGATACTGTCAATTGACGTTGAGGGATAGGGGCAGTACTGCAAATTGGGAAAGATCAAGACATAGGGAATACATTGGAGGTGTTTCGAGGGTGTAAATAAATTTGTGTAAAGTTCAATATTTTTGATATAATGAGCTTTATTAACAGCCTCTGGAGCGATGCTTTTCAGAGTTATAATTTCATTATTATTTTCAGATATTGTCAAAAAAATTCATTTTAATTATACCCCACACCCACAATTCCAAGTATGTTTATACAAGTATCATCATACTTTATTCCATGATAAACATCTAAAATTTCAATCTTTAATTGGTTACTACCAATTCCTTTTGGTATAATTATTTTCTGGAATTGAGGAGTATCAGATAAATCTATAACTTCACTATAATTAGTATCAATATCTGTAATCTTTATTTTTTTTACTCTACTATTGTCTTTATATAAACGAGGTTTATCAAAGGAAACGAATCCATTAGACAAATAAATATATATTTGTAGATTTGTAAAGGCAATATTATTTATTGTTATAACTTCTCCAACTCCATAGCCATTAACTCCTTCAACCCAAGGTTTATTAAGATCTAAATCATATAGATTATTTGCCCCATAATTAATTTTCTTACCATTTATATTCTCACTGAGAGAAGAACTAACATCATATAGATTCTCATCTCGATAAAATCCCTCTGTACCGATCGCATCTCGAACATCTAATGCACCAAAGAAAAATGGTTCATTGGAGTCTTTATTATATAGAACAAGAAAATCCGAGGATCTTAAAAATAGCCATCTTTCATTTTCAAAACTTATAAATGAAATTCCTTCAATATCAACAATATGGTAGGTAATATTGTTCATTTCTTCAACTTTTATTGGGTTCTCATCATAATTCGTATATTTGTATGAAAATTGACCATTACTAAATGAGATTTCTTTAACAAGAGGTCCTTTGGACCACATAAAGGTCTTATTATTAAACAGTTCTTGTGAGTAAGCTTGATTTAGAATACATATAAATCCTATTAGTATTAATGGAAATTGCTTTTTCATATTTACTCCTTTTAAAAATGTAGAGCTCTCATATCCCTAATGTGTATGTTGATTTTATAAGGTTTTCTTGTTGAACTATAGTGTTGCAGATTTGTTCTTCCATACGTATATGCATTTGGATGATGGGCCCTTGTTTGTCCCCTTCCACTCCATAATGTAACACACCATCATAGCCCTTATCTAAATATTCACCTAACTCTCTTTTGATCTGGCTTTCCAGATATATCTTAGTGAAATAATTTTTCATCTTTTCCACTGCTATTGTTGGTGTTGCGTTTAAAGCAGCCTCATAAACGGCACTTAATTTCTCTAAGCTTTTTTGAGCTTCGGTTTGAGAATCTTTACCGCTATCTTCATCAGAACTAGAAGTACTATGTCCTCCAAAGATATCTTTTACCTTTTGCCATCCTTCTCCACTTCTATCTCCAACTAACTTTTTACCACTACCACTATCATCTGCTTCATCAGTAATGGCACCAGTAGTTCCTAAGTGGTCTGTGGAATAATAGTCATCTTTTTAGTTCAAATAACCGTGATGCGAGCGGAAAGAGAAATCAAGTCCCTTCACAGATAGGATATCTTATATGGGTAGGGGCGCTCCTGGTTTGGTAGAATCAGGATGATTTGCCTGGGAGCAATGCTTTTGGGAAAATAGGTCTGAACAAGTGAAAAGATCTAAAACATTTGTCAGCATTCTGGTCATTGCTGAAATGTCTTTTTCACTTTTTAAGTTTTGTGCCAGCTTGTTGGGCAGTTCGTTGAGTTCTTCTTCATTCAAAATAAAAGCTCCTTATCTTTTATATCAAAGATTTAGAGCTTTACACAGATTTATTTACAACCTCGAATAAAATACAGTCACGCTTTGCACAGAAAATAGTATAAGCTCTATTTTGAAGTTCATATCTACTAATGAGTTCTTCCATCATAACTAATAAAAGCACCGATATAATTAATACAGGTATCATTATAAATGGTTCCAGGATAAACCTCTAATATTGTCATAGTCATACCTTTAAGGCCTATAACATTATTAATATCTATCTTAAATAAATCTGGTGTGTCTGGAATTGTAACATCAATATAATTATCACTTGCATTATCACTGATTCTGATTTTCTTCACTCTATTATTTTTTTTATATAAATCTGGTCGACTATAAGAAACATAACCATTTGAAAAATACAAGTAATAGGTACTGCTCTCTTCCTTTATTAGATCAATATTTATTTCAACACCTATGCCATCTCCTGTTTCTCCCTCAACCCATGGATTAGGTAAAGATGAAATAGATAAATTTTCTGCCCCATATACTTTGATACCGTTTTTTGTTCTTTCTTTTAAACTTGACTGCGTGGAAAAAAAATCAATAAATCCAAATAAGTCAGGCAGCGTATCACCAAATCGCTTATATCCTTTATATATATAATCATTATCAGAGTCATATAAAAGTATAATATACTTATTACCAATGACAATCATCTTTTTATCATATTCTGTTCCATACTCTAGAAAGCGAATACCACTTGTATCATCAAT
This window encodes:
- a CDS encoding NADase-type glycan-binding domain-containing protein, whose amino-acid sequence is MTKIGKYIFCAICLYNSSISSWGGDNFFQGKTYSDRDIPITTLISFSDRKIRFEENDFDMNTSTVNEYQYRIDDTSGIRFLEYGTEYDKKMIVIGNKYIILLYDSDNDYIYKGYKRFGDTLPDLFGFIDFFSTQSSLKERTKNGIKVYGAENLSISSLPNPWVEGETGDGIGVEINIDLIKEESSTYYLYFSNGYVSYSRPDLYKKNNRVKKIRISDNASDNYIDVTIPDTPDLFKIDINNVIGLKGMTMTILEVYPGTIYNDTCINYIGAFISYDGRTH
- a CDS encoding NADase-type glycan-binding domain-containing protein, with the protein product MKKQFPLILIGFICILNQAYSQELFNNKTFMWSKGPLVKEISFSNGQFSYKYTNYDENPIKVEEMNNITYHIVDIEGISFISFENERWLFLRSSDFLVLYNKDSNEPFFFGALDVRDAIGTEGFYRDENLYDVSSSLSENINGKKINYGANNLYDLDLNKPWVEGVNGYGVGEVITINNIAFTNLQIYIYLSNGFVSFDKPRLYKDNSRVKKIKITDIDTNYSEVIDLSDTPQFQKIIIPKGIGSNQLKIEILDVYHGIKYDDTCINILGIVGVGYN